A genome region from Planctomycetota bacterium includes the following:
- the rdgB gene encoding RdgB/HAM1 family non-canonical purine NTP pyrophosphatase: MTREIVIASKNKGKIREIRQIYADLPVSIVEIADLPEVVEDGATFSENARKKAIAAARHSGRWALADDSGLEVDALGGAPGIHSARWSGGGDEANNDKLLAELRGVPAPERTARYRAVVVVADPQGRIVAEAEGCCEGLIGFERRGTGGFGYDPLFIVPRHGCTMAELPPEVKNALSHRGEALRRLREPLTRALGLIR; the protein is encoded by the coding sequence ATGACGCGCGAAATCGTCATCGCCTCGAAGAACAAGGGCAAAATCCGGGAGATCCGCCAGATCTACGCCGATCTGCCCGTATCGATCGTGGAGATCGCCGATCTGCCGGAGGTGGTCGAGGACGGCGCGACCTTCTCGGAAAACGCCCGCAAGAAGGCGATCGCCGCCGCGCGCCATTCGGGCCGGTGGGCGCTGGCCGACGATTCGGGGCTCGAGGTGGACGCCCTGGGAGGCGCGCCCGGCATTCATTCCGCGCGCTGGTCGGGAGGGGGGGACGAGGCCAACAACGACAAGCTCCTGGCGGAGCTGCGCGGAGTGCCGGCTCCGGAGCGCACCGCCCGATACCGCGCCGTCGTGGTCGTGGCCGATCCGCAGGGTCGCATCGTCGCGGAGGCGGAAGGTTGCTGCGAGGGGCTCATCGGCTTCGAGCGCCGGGGCACGGGCGGTTTCGGGTACGATCCGCTCTTCATCGTCCCCCGGCACGGGTGCACCATGGCCGAACTTCCCCCGGAGGTCAAGAACGCCCTGTCTCATCGCGGCGAGGCGCTCCGGCGGCTCCGCGAGCCCTTGACTCGGGCGCTCGGCCTAATAAGATAG
- a CDS encoding aminotransferase class I/II-fold pyridoxal phosphate-dependent enzyme — protein sequence MPFAPSDRLKKLPPYLFAEFERKRAALEKEGRDIVNLGIGDPDQPPPRLLLDTLVAHLNDPGIHQYSPSQGIEEFRAAVAAFMKRRYGVTLENREICLGVGSKEVIAHLPLALTNPGDVVLCPEPGYPPYRSGTIFALAEPYVLPLERKNGFLPDLEAVPPEVARRARILYVNYPNNPTGAVASREFYRQCVEFARRNGTIVVSDEAYAELYYEEPPVSFLETPGAREVGVAVHSMTKTFSMAGWRVAWICGNAEVVEIVRSFKANCDSGQFMGFQKAVARVLREGGGDMKAIREMYRRRRDIFVQGTRKLGWDVPAPQAGLYVWFAVPRKGMTSMEFAEKALEAGVLMLPGSGFGRAAEGFVRVALTVTEDRLEEAVRRLAALKL from the coding sequence ATGCCTTTCGCGCCCAGCGACCGCCTCAAGAAGCTCCCTCCGTACCTTTTCGCCGAATTCGAACGCAAGCGCGCCGCGCTCGAAAAAGAAGGCCGGGATATCGTCAACCTCGGGATCGGCGACCCGGATCAGCCGCCGCCCCGCCTGCTTCTCGATACCCTCGTGGCGCATCTGAACGATCCGGGGATTCACCAGTACTCTCCCTCCCAGGGCATCGAGGAATTCCGCGCCGCGGTGGCCGCCTTCATGAAGCGGCGGTACGGCGTGACCCTGGAAAACCGAGAAATCTGCCTGGGGGTCGGCTCGAAGGAAGTCATCGCCCACCTGCCGCTGGCCCTGACCAATCCCGGCGACGTCGTGCTGTGCCCCGAGCCGGGTTATCCGCCCTATCGATCCGGAACGATCTTTGCGCTGGCGGAGCCGTACGTGCTCCCCCTGGAACGGAAAAACGGCTTCCTGCCGGATCTGGAGGCCGTTCCCCCGGAGGTGGCCCGCCGCGCGCGCATCCTCTACGTCAACTATCCCAATAATCCCACCGGCGCCGTCGCTTCGCGGGAGTTCTACCGCCAATGCGTCGAGTTCGCGCGCCGGAACGGAACGATCGTCGTTTCCGACGAAGCGTACGCGGAGCTCTACTACGAGGAGCCGCCCGTTTCGTTCCTGGAGACCCCCGGGGCGCGCGAGGTGGGCGTCGCCGTGCACTCGATGACGAAGACCTTCTCCATGGCCGGGTGGCGGGTCGCCTGGATCTGCGGCAACGCCGAGGTCGTCGAAATCGTCCGGTCCTTCAAGGCCAATTGCGACAGCGGCCAGTTCATGGGCTTCCAGAAGGCCGTCGCCCGCGTGCTCCGGGAGGGCGGGGGCGACATGAAGGCCATCCGCGAGATGTACCGGCGCCGCCGCGACATTTTCGTCCAGGGCACGCGGAAGCTCGGCTGGGACGTCCCGGCTCCGCAGGCGGGCCTCTACGTGTGGTTCGCGGTGCCCCGGAAGGGCATGACCTCGATGGAGTTCGCGGAGAAGGCTCTCGAGGCGGGGGTGCTCATGCTCCCGGGCTCCGGGTTCGGGCGGGCCGCGGAGGGATTCGTCCGCGTGGCCCTGACCGTGACCGAGGATCGGCTGGAAGAGGCCGTGCGCCGCCTGGCCGCCCTCAAGCTCTGA
- the rpsI gene encoding 30S ribosomal protein S9, with the protein MPEQQTLAKEYIWGTGRRKTAVARVRLSRGAGTITVNHRPFDQYFLTEDDRQTALAPLHATKAFGRYDVFILADGGGIAGQAGAVKLGIARALKKAEPALETILRGQGFLTRDPRMKERKKYGLRGARRGVQYSKR; encoded by the coding sequence ATGCCGGAGCAGCAGACGTTGGCGAAGGAATACATCTGGGGCACCGGACGGCGCAAGACCGCCGTGGCCCGCGTGCGTCTCTCCCGCGGGGCGGGAACCATCACCGTGAATCACCGTCCGTTCGATCAATACTTCCTGACGGAGGACGACCGGCAGACGGCCCTGGCCCCGCTCCACGCGACCAAGGCCTTCGGCCGTTACGACGTCTTCATTCTGGCCGACGGCGGCGGCATCGCCGGCCAGGCCGGCGCCGTCAAGCTCGGCATCGCCCGCGCCCTCAAGAAGGCGGAGCCGGCGCTGGAAACCATCCTGCGCGGACAGGGATTCCTGACCCGGGATCCGCGCATGAAGGAGCGCAAGAAGTACGGTCTGCGCGGCGCCCGCCGCGGCGTCCAGTACTCCAAGCGCTGA